From Vigna angularis cultivar LongXiaoDou No.4 chromosome 11, ASM1680809v1, whole genome shotgun sequence:
CGACAGACAATGGCCTACTGCACTCGACCAACCTTGGACAGGGGACGCTCCACAACCAATTCCAGCAGTTCCTACTAACTGGACCCCAGAAACAGCTGGTACGACTATGAATTATTGAATGTACTTTGGATCCTTGCTTTATGATGATGTTGTACTAAAATTTAACTGCGGTGATTGAGGATGAATAAGTTCAGCTTCGTCATATAGCTTGTTTATTATCCTAAAATCTGTCTGGATTTGAATTTGAGATAATGCAATCTGCgtctatctttattttataaattgtatgCAAAAATTGTACTAATCTGTGACTTTGCTATGATTCAACATTTCCTCTTCCCCTGGTGCACAAAGACAACAGAATTTTTTATTCTGCAGTGATAAGATGATGGGACACGCACCATGCTTTTTCTGTTACcattttcttataattgttttgaaatttatgtaATCACAATTTGTTTGACTAATGTTCCTTTTACAGCTGCAGGAGATTGGGGCGAGGCTGTTCCTGCACCGGTTCCTGCTGCCGTACCGGCTCCACAAGTTGGTGTGCCTCCAGCCCAAACTTTTCCTGCTACTGGCTGGGACTAGGACAAGATATTTTGATTCCATGGTGTTAAAACCATAGTTTTTCTTCCCCTCGGCTCAGAATTTTCCCTTCCGAGATTATCttacaaaagaaacataatTTGCTTCTcagtaaaattttgtttgttgaCATATTGTAggaaattttatcatttaaatttaataattatttatttcataatggAACTAGTTTGAGACCTCCATCCCCACGGGtcgttttttttatattactttattaaattaaaaaaaaagttgaattatatttagtatgatatttatgaaatatttttataatttattttatatattaccattattttaattttattaataatatattttaattacggatatatattattaaataattgtgagtaaaagttaaaaattaatatttacttttttgtattgtatttaaaaaaatatttaaaatattgattaaaaattttgtatactatttttaaagtatttgaAGAGAGTTTTATTATAggttttttataaatttttaattagattttatattttaatattttttaatgaattattatgattatttttatgataataatattataacattaatattttgaaatggttatatgttatatgttttagaaatgtaaaagttaaaggttaatatttacttttttgtattgtattttaaaaaaaatatttaaaatattttgtaaagtaTTTTGAAAGTATTTGAAGAGATAgttatattatagtttttttataaatttttatttagattttatattttaatatttttttaatgaattattatgattatttttatgttaataatattataatatattaatattttgaaatggttatatgttatatgttttaGAAATGTATTAGTTTAAGATCATAAAACCAACCTTAGACCAGccatcatacaaataaaattggGTTCATGATCAGATTTAGCCCCTATAAAATATCAACGTGAGCATGTCAgagagtaaaataattaaagtaaatacaCAGCAAGTATGAGCTTGCCTTTCCAGCTTTGCAAAGTACAACACATTGAGCCTCTGCTTCCGAGGGTGCTTGTAGAACCCAAAAATTTAATGAGAGGAAAAAACACAGAACAAGCAATTCTTTGTGCCGCTGGCTTTGTACTGCTGCGCACGCCTTTAATATCGCTGGGTGCCATTCCTTCTACATTTTTGGAAATTgtgttatatgatttttatgatACCTGTTCCGACATTAATACTGTGTTTGTATTTGgtttgtaaaataaaacaaaggtaTGAATGGTTGGCTAAATCTCATTGAAGATGTTTTTTCTAGTATGCATATCCATGTGGAAGTCTTGGAGATTATCTTAAAACTTGAGATTCAAGTAGAGTAAAATGTGGTAGGTAATAAGAGTTGTAAGAGGTCATAGTTTAAAGAAAAGTGtagtttttatgataataaagaATTAATCTTGTGAATGTTAGGGTGAAGTCTATCTTCTGTAATGTAGTAGTAGATGTCACTACAAATGCAAAACCTGAAGAGATTTGACATTAATGTTTGCTtttgaatgattgattttagAAGACTTTAGTTGTATGTATGcttttatatgaaaattgaaTGACtcattgtattttaaaaatatgttatctCTTTTTCAGCTAacttactttatttatatattttgtgatTGTTGtgttgattttttctttttgtaattattaccTTATTAATATGAGTAGACGAAGATGCATGTGTAGTGATATCTCTCGTGGATGAGGAGCTAATTGTCTGAGTTATAGTTAATATTAgaacataataaatatagttttgtaataaaataataataaagtagcCTAGTATATgaatgatattattataattctaTCTTATATAAAACTAGTATATAATATACATtgaattatcattttatttttcaatatttataataaagtattttattttaataatgttatatGACACCCTTGATAACTTAAGTTAAGGTTGATATTTTGGTATTAACTAAAGTTTTTATACATGTATTTGGAATGCTTATGCTGATCGGGTTCAACAATTTTTCGTTATTGATATAGTACTGCAAAATTTATCTTTGATAAGAAATACGTATTAATGAGTAAAAGGATAGTCAATATTTTGATGTGAAAgttaaacacaacaaaaatagaTGATACCAATGAATCTTTTGTGCTTGTAGATTCAAAATTGATCTGTAACATTTGTAACAAAATCTTTAACCCCAAAATCAACTTAACACGGGTAAAAATACACCACACCCCAAACTAAATACAACTTCAAATAAAGAACacaaaactctaaaaaataataaacttatcgcgaaaaaaaaaaaccaaacatGTACCACAACATTTAAAccaagagaaaaaggaagataaTTGAAATGCTACGACTCAAAAAAATCATCATTAAGATTGGATGAAAGTGGAGTTTGATTGATCTGTGAAGTGATTAATTCTTATACTAAATAACttcatataaaatatgattactAATAATTGAGTAATAATTAAACCGTtgttaataaaaagtttattctaaaatatataaatataaatttaagacaAGAAGAATGTAATTGTatttatgttaataatatttgaatcgttaaaccttaaattaattttagtttcgGAATATTTTAAGTATCTTCAAACTATTTTGAACTAATATTAACGAAAAGATTTGACTTGGAAAACAACTttgaataaaactttattttaaacatttgacATTGACTTCGATCTTACGTCCTAATagtcagaaagaaaaaaaaaacatatatttagaGATTCAAAAGTATAATGTTGACATTTATCAAAAATACAAGTATAGGTAGTTTAGATATTACACAAGTACATTATATTGTTGATTTAACTTGttttattacatatattattgCGTGTATTTCGTAAATAGTTAATTTAAgctattttatttcattatttgatCGAATTTCTTATagaaagaattttatatttaaatgccTCTcagtaaaacaattttttttcaatcaacCATTTTTCTAAGAATTCAGTGTCTTCTGTTAAGGACTTGAGTTCAAAACTGGGCTTACAAAAGACTTCACTTATTTGAATTCATGAAAGACAATGcatttattaaattgtaattatataaatCTAAGAATCGGTTTTGAGAATGGTTTAGAAGTGTTCTTGttgtaattattaatgaaagaacaaaacgttaattttgacattaaacaaatgacattttttttgctcataaaaaataattaattttattatgctaaaattaaaatttgtataaataagatattcttatatataattaaaaaaatgttagctttaatatttttttaaaattacatatttatatattgcaattaaaatttgaacatGTATAGAtcctaatttattattttgtctttatTCACACAACTGGTTTTCTCTACacatataaaactttaatatatagaTTTTTCTCTACATTCGGCCCATGCGATCCACGAGTTAATACACGTGACAAATTATTTGCGAAACCTACCTTTGATATTTCTTCAAAGGTTATTCAACATTTAAAATGAGAGGTGCACATTTTCCACCTAATCCAAAGTtgattttttgtaaaaaaataatcatattaactACTTGttgatttatataatatatgaatatatattttatatttcagagtttttaattaattatagattaaaattaaattcatgattttttataattttgaaatagatCTCTAGATGTAGTTTACAAAAATGTAATCTTTGAagaatttgaataaatattttttatactattttctattttaatcacGTTTTTTATTTACTCAACTCAAATTTGAGATCTATTTATCGAAACCAAATCCTGTACCATTGTTAGTCGTTTACTAAAGtttaaaatcactaaaaaaatCACATTCTCTTTGtgatttcattaattttaatagtaaattaaaaaaatgtacgTGATCAATAACTCAATTACAAGTCTTTTGtgtaaaatctaatttttaatttttaaaaataaaaaaaaatgtaaaatgtacAAGATCAATTGGTCAATGACaacttttttaatgtaaaagttTAATTAACAGCGttcaaaagtatataaaattctTTGAATGAGTCAGTTGAGAAGCTTTTTTcaggagaaaaataataattgagaaaataaaacaaatattttttttttccaaataaatttaagaaactccaagtgttattttaatttcatacatGCCTTCATTCATACCGTGAGATTCACGAGACcttattataatagtaaataagTTACTCAATGTTACATTGAATATTCATGGTACTTTTTTCATGATTCCTCTGTTCTTTCTCCAAGAGCTCATCTCATATATATGCCATGAAGCCACCAACATCACCCTAACACAAAACTTCCCACTCTTCATTGGATCTACCATTCTACAACCATCTTCTCCACTGATCTGTTTCTCTCTCTAAAGGTACCTGcatttctcctttctttctgCACTCATTTCAGTATGCTGTTCagtttctctcttttttattttttctgtgatTCTTTTGCactaaaaatttgattttgattggaATTTTGAGGACCCTTAAGCTGTTTTGATCTgggtttttcttgttttatgttGAAGCAATGGCCCGCAAGAAGATAAGAGAGTATGACTCCAAGAGGTTGTTGAAGGAGCACTTTAAAAGACTCTCTGGCCAGGACTTGCCCATCAAGTCTGCACAAGTAAGCATTAtcttagtttctttttttttattatattaaaattagtaatgAATGAACACTGttgaatatataaatgtataatttaaattgtgatgagggattattttttattattgataatttatttagaaaactGTGAAAGCAAATCGGATACAGAAGTAGAGGGAGTGAAAACTTCACTCTCAATttgttttatgatttataataaGGAAGTAAATTTCCAAAATAGTTTATGTTGGCTTGGCTGTGAATCTTATACCTTAAAAATTCTGATGGGTTTTGTAATCCTTTGCTTGATTATAGGATTCTGTTTATCTGAAGCCAATGTAATATCTCAAACACCTTCTAAATTCTGTCCTAGATAGTGATAGCTAGTAAATCTGGTGATTGAACTTCCAACTTGTGTTACTTTGCCTATGGTCACATAATTGCACTGCATTAATCCGATAATGATCTTCAAATCTTACAGCTTATTGTTAATATGGTGTGTCTTCATATGACAATTTAATCACTGTTTTAAAGCTGAGTAAGACTATATGATGTGTAACTGATTTGTGGAAAATAAATTTGCGTCTTACTAGTCAACCAGTGCAGTGTGCATATCAaacatgaataataaatttgttgtgTTCTATTTTTCAGGTTACAGAATCCACTGATTTCAATGAACTACCTCAGAAGGAACCATGGCTTTTATCTTCAAAATTGGTTGTGAAACCCGACATGCTATTCGGAAAGCGAGGCAAAAGTGGCTTGGTTGCCTTGAATTTGGATTTGGCGGAAGTTGCTTCTTTTGTGAAAGAGCGTCTTGGCAAAGAGGTGTTTTTCTTCCCCCTTTGTCCTTCCAAACCTTaacttatttttcctttttcttaatcACCAATCACcatttctttttactttctGTCTACACTTTAAGTGTTTATTTATATCTTTGTTGATCATGTAGGTTGAGATGAGTGGATGCAAAGGGCCCATAACAACTTTCATTGTTGAACCTTTTATCCCTCACAATGAGGAGTTTTACCTTAACATTGTCTCAGAGAGACTAGGGAACAGTATAAGCTTTTCTCAATGTGGAGGAATTGAAATTGAGGAGAACTGGGATAAGGTACCAAAATTTACTTTTACCttacatataaattatttcaagTAAATTCTTGTCACTTCTTCCTTGTAATTCCCATAAGCTACAAAGTGGTTTGTTCATATTTCAGGTCAAGACTGTATTTATGCCAACAGGACTGTCTCTTACACCTGAGAGTATTGCTCCACTTGTTGCAACCCTTCCCTTAGAGGTATGTTAATCTTagtaattttttagatttttaataaGATAACTTACTTTTTTGGTTATTCAGTAGGACCATGGGATTGAATATCACATTTTGTTTCAATTACTTATAAGTGCTTCATTCATGCTTACAGATCAGGGGAGAAGTTGAGGAATTCCTCAAGGTGATTTACACTCTATTCCAAGGTATATTACAGAATATACTTTTACTAACATTAGATGTGCTTATGAAGAAAAGTTCATTGATGGTTGTATTTAAAGTTACAgttttaaacattttcttttcctattttatttGTCTTCTGTTAGACCTGGATTTCACTTTCTTGGAGATGAATCCTTTCACTTTGGTCAATGGAAAGCCTTATCCTCTGGACATGAGAGGCGAACTTGATGACACTGCTGctttcaagaacttcaagaaGTGAGTTTCTTTCCTCTAAAGAATATCAACTGTTATTTATAGGATGAATATCGTTTCTCTTGACTATAATTCATcatgtataattaaataatgtttaatagtaagaaagaaaaaatgaatcatGCAAGTTATTCTTATTTACAGATGGGGAAACATCGAATTTCCATTGCCATTTGGAAGGGTAATGAGCAGTACAGAGGCTTTCATTCATGGATTAGATGAAAAGGTGAACAAAATTATTACTTATAGTAATCATGAATTCATGGAACTAAAAATTATGTTTCTTAACGATGTTatgttgtttgtttattttatgttcCCAGACAAGCGCATCTTTAAAATTCACAGTATTAAACCCGAAGGGCCGAATTTGGACAATGGTAGCTGGGGGAGGTGCTAGTGTCATCTATGCTGATACGGTGTGTTTATATTACTTTAGAAGTTAAATTCAGAGctaattatgttatattgtaaCATTAAGCAAAAGACTCTTTCTTACatactaatttattaaaacaggTAGGTGATCTTGGTTATGCTCCTGAGCTAGGAAACTATGCAGAATATAGTGGTGCGCCAAAGGAAGATGAGGTCCTGCAGTATGCCAGGGTTGTGATTGATGTAATTATCTCAAACATTAGTGATGTATATTTATCATCAATTTATGGATATAATACATGATCATACATTCCTTGTTTGGAGTGTGTGAAAACGGCTTATCAAATGGATGCTACTTTGTAACATGATATAGTGATTGTTTCTCTCTATGGAAATCTCTTTGCAGTGTGCAACTTCAAATCCTGATGACCAAAAGCGAGCCCTTGTGATAGGTGGAGGAATAGCTAACTTTACTGATGTTGCTGCTACATTCAGCGGCATAATCCGTGCTCTGAAGGAGAAGGTGAGAACATATATCATCATGAAGCTTTTTTCATGCCATATTAATTTGCTCATGGTAGAGTTAATTGATTGCTGACTTATTACAAACCAGGAACAAAAGCTAAAAGAAGCAAAGATGCACATCTATGTGAGGAGGGGTGGTCCCAACTACCAGAGTGGTTTGGCAAAAATGAGGGCCCTTGGAGAGGAGATTGGCATTCCCATTGAGGTTATATAACAAAATGATGCCATTATTGATTGCATTGAGAAACCATCTGaacttatttttcttatctatattttggtatctttgcagGTTTATGGACCTGAAGCAACAATGACTGGTATATGCAAACAGGCAATCCAGTACATCACTGCTGCTGCTTAATTATCCATTCTTAGGCCAGTGTGAACTTCTTTTACAAGTATTGTCATGGCTGATTTGAAGAGATTTTTCTCTGTCCAACTCTCAGAAATTATTGCTTTGGTGAGTTAGAGTGCAGGCTGTTATAAATTAGTCATCCAATAAAGTGGTCAAGAATGTTTTGTATCTTCCAGAATTCTGATAGTACATTAGTGACACCATAAAATGTTACAAGTGTAATTGTTTTATGTTAAGTCAAACTACAATTTCATGGTTCACTGATTTACTTCATTAactaaattgtttttctttccatttGTGAGAACTTAAATTCTGCTTGAAAGGGTATCTCAGCAAGCTTGTTTAGATATATGCAATTATGAGTAAAATATAAGTCCGGCTTCAATTATAAGTAACTCAAACTCATATATAACACATTAggattatattttatcaataaagaAACTCATGAAATGTAGCTAAACAATTCCCATTGTGGATGATGTTGAAATTTGTCATTCTACTTTTTGTTTTCTACAGTCTGTAATAGAAGCTTTTCCAAATTCTCTGAAGAGAACAAAAGGGCATGCTTGAGTTATTTTGATTGATAATATACCCACCAAACCCTTATGACAAAGCTTtagaaaaatcaaaactaaaaaagggtaaaagaaatttcaaatatGATAAACATAAATTTGGAATAGGGTTTTTTAGTCTACCAGGATGTGTCCCCACACTCAGTGGATGGTACTAATTCTCCAGCTGGGGTATCTTATGACCTAAACATTCCTTGCCACAAGGAAATGCTGAGATTCAAATCATATAACATAATAGcttgttaaaagtaaattcatttctttcatattttactcttataaaaaaactttttggAAAAGTTTCTCCAAAATTCTAACactaataaaattagtttatgcaaTGTTAAAATGCAACGCACAAAAGAGGAAACTTAATCTGCTGTAAAACTCACTGTATATTCATTGAATGCGAAGGCTATTAAATAGCCGTGTACAAACGCAATAATACTGGACTGAATAAAAACAGGAACGAAAAATAACAATAGCCAAATATGTGGACCGAGCTGCTACAGTTCAACCGAAAACAACGAATAAAACCAGCCATTAACTACTGAATTGTTACAATAAACGAAATATAAACGCCTAACCACTAACTGAGCTGCTACAGTAAAGGCAAAAAATACTATCCAGATTTagtggaaaaaaaaacatgactcctacaaaattacaaaagtactttttcttattttaaatttatctaataaaattcTCGATTTTTTCTtggataaaatgaaaatgaacgtCAATACTCTCGTGGTTTATTATGTTCTTTGTTAGCTCGAACTGATTTATTATCTACTCGGATTAACGCCTTCTCTTCTTACATTATTTACAAATTCCGTAGCAAGTTTATAAGCTAGATTGCATGTCGGATACTTCAAGATGCTGCCATATATTCAGCTTTACACATTGATAGTGTTACAATGGGTTATTTCTTTGAGAACCAATTAAATGTTGTATTTCTCATGAAGAAAACATAATAATGAGTCATGCTCTTCTGGTCATCTACATCTCCTCATCAATCACTGTCCGAATACCCACTAAGCCTGTACAAGTCTAACTTAGTGTACAATTCCTTTTGATGCTGGTTCATCAAAATCAGCAGAAGGTAGAGAAGAAATCTAGTTTCAGTTTGAGtataaaatatagttattatttcAAGCATCATAATAGCttcaaagaaagaaattaaaatcaagcataaagtATGATGTACATTAGGATAAGCTCATTTTTCCTGCTTAGCTGCTTCCAATAAAATTAAGTCATGTCAGATTGTTCAAAGTTGAGGCCTTGCAAAGCTTGTATAGAAGAGTTTTGAACAGCTGATTTTGCTAGTTAACAGAGAATTACCAGGGTAGTCTAAATTGTTGTTAAAAAAGATTTGGTGAGGTCACAATGCCAAGTGTTGCTTCTTCTTCAAGAGGTGGTGACTGCTTCAGAGCTTCTTCAGTGTTGCTTTCAAGTGTGGTTGAAGACTTACTGTGTTGGTAGCCATCTGAACCTCATAACAAAGAACCCCATCAACCACCTTAAAACTTCTTCTTATCTCTTTAACCTGGGTAGAGTGGTATCAAGTATTTTAGGCACTGATGTCAATTAAATCTTGTTTTAGTTAGAATTTAGCATAATACATTGTTTGAGcttgaattttgaatattttcatttctttaagTTAGAATTAACATCTTTGTTTActattacttttcttttatgttttctttaattaagaGAGTAACTTTCTCTAATTCTAAAAGTGGGCCCAAGCCCTTGAGAGCtattagattttaatttatttaacttttgttcttttttattttctcttgaaCTATCTTCCATTGATTTTATCTATGAGAAGCTTTAAACGATCATTTTTCATAACCATAAACAGCAAAGGAATGACTGGAAAGGGATCTTAATCGTAGGACTTCAATCACCATAATAGGCTTAAATCCTTTGAGAAATCAATAGATTGAAAAAATGCTTCATGTAGCTACGTAAATGggtaaatcttttaaatttaaaattcagtgTTTTCTATTGAAGTCGTGCTTCAAAGCATTTTCAAATCGTGCTACATggcacaattttatttttttttgacaaatgtAGAAACCACAAATTTGTGTACAAGTTGTCTTACAAATGTATCGAATATAAGTCAACCCCAAGACCTAGAAGACAAATAGAAAGATCAACTTATAGCACCAGCTTACAAATTTTTTGTTTACCTTTCCTTAACAATgttattgttaaaattttattttcatttgaatttgGTTTACTTGATCAAGAGTTTAATTTACtgctatttttttatttgctcaaatttcattcaaataataaataatatgattaaaattaattgattaaccaaattatctaaaaatataaaaaggtccctatcaaataaataaaaagtacatAACCTaacaaaagtaaaagaaaataaaacaacattaaaaaatacaattacaaACAATTATATCAAAGTAATAAGctaaacttttgttttattatagtttattttcaaaatcaaatccTATTCGGGCCCTCCAATTAccattctttaaaataataataaaaccaaAATCATGCCATAAAGCAcgattttaacaaataaaaaccatgccttaaaaaattattttcacataaaaaaaaaggaagcaACTATTGCTATGaaacacaatttaaaataaagagagaagttttgttttgaaatacagcatcaataaaaaaaattgatccaAAATTCGTGCTTGAAAGCACAactattacattttaaaattgtgcTTGCACCCatgtttgtaaattttaaacatttatataattatatagtgCAAAATTGCaccaattaaaaaacaaaacacttacGAGAACTGGGGTTATTCTTAGGTTAAATCATCTTTAAAGAGAGTAAAAAGATTATGAAGATAAAGAAGTATGCCAATAAAAAGTCTTGGTGTAAAACTTGACCCTCGAGGTTTTCTTCTATTAAATTAATCCAAATTAAATTGCATTCTTGCTTTGATTCTAAATTTCCTCCTTGAATTCTCTATTCTGAACTGAAAACTCAGTTTAGTTACTTATCCcttagattaaattaattagagATGACTACAAAATCAAGCATGTGGTTCTTGTAGATTCAATGTCATTACTTAGAAGAACATACATTTTCAGCTTTCACATACCATGTAGCAATACCACATAAAGAAATGAGACATTCCAACTTTCTTCTTTAATCAACGTAGTAAGGTTGGTAGCAAGGTGTTTCCTTAATCTAACatagttatctaatttgttttaCCATTGGGGTATAGAGTGAAGTATGACAAAGTATTTCCTACAGTAAACATAACATACCATCTAAGGAGAGAATAAAGAAGCAATGATAACAATCTGCATGATAACATTACATAAAAATCTTTTGCCAAAAGGTAACAACCAAAATGAGGTATTACTTCAATGGGGGTTATTATTAGTCAGTGAttcatcaatttatttaaaatacatgtaAAATGAAAAGCACATTGAATGATTTCATCTACCAAATGTTCAGAAGTCCTCACCCGACTTCCCTCTATTTCTGTAGATTTCTGTTTACTAATCATTGTTGTCACAACAACAAAAAGTCTTTATCTCATTAGATGAGATTCACTATATGGACTGCAATACGCCTTTAGGCTCAACTAGATTAAATTCTGAAGCATATTATTAACCATAAAAATCTGTCTAAACAGTTATTTGCAATGTCCTTGATCTCCCTTTCTATCTGTTTGCAAAGCTGAAAAAATGTAATCTATTCTCATCGTTAATGCTTCCATTGACTTTCTTTTCACGTGTTCAAACcaacaaaatcaattttctattatttttccCAAGTAAATGTCACAAATTTCTTCTAGTTCACAATTAGTTTGTATTCTATCAATTTTTGTGTGACCACACATCCAGCTTAATATTCAATACCATAATGTATAGTTGTATAGACAAGAATGCAATAAAGCTTTCATGAGTTTGTTATACTTGAGATATGAAATAGATCCCTGTTGCCTTTCTCCATTTTATCCATCCAGCTTATATTGTGTGCTACATCTTTATTAAGTCCTCCattatttgtaatattaattaattctgGGTATTAAACTTAGAAACACGTGTCATAACATCTTATTGCTTTTTTACTTATAACTGTTTTCTCTTATTTCTAGCTAAAATTGCAATGCATATACTGTGTCTTGTTCCTACACAAATAAAAGTCCTTTGCTTTCAAAGTTTGTCTCCAAAGCTTAAGTTTAGAGCTCACATCTTCTTTTGATTCCTCAATCCACACTATATCATCCAAAACAAGTATGTAATTAAGGACAGTCTTAT
This genomic window contains:
- the LOC108333008 gene encoding ATP-citrate synthase alpha chain protein 1 produces the protein MARKKIREYDSKRLLKEHFKRLSGQDLPIKSAQVTESTDFNELPQKEPWLLSSKLVVKPDMLFGKRGKSGLVALNLDLAEVASFVKERLGKEVEMSGCKGPITTFIVEPFIPHNEEFYLNIVSERLGNSISFSQCGGIEIEENWDKVKTVFMPTGLSLTPESIAPLVATLPLEIRGEVEEFLKVIYTLFQDLDFTFLEMNPFTLVNGKPYPLDMRGELDDTAAFKNFKKWGNIEFPLPFGRVMSSTEAFIHGLDEKTSASLKFTVLNPKGRIWTMVAGGGASVIYADTVGDLGYAPELGNYAEYSGAPKEDEVLQYARVVIDCATSNPDDQKRALVIGGGIANFTDVAATFSGIIRALKEKEQKLKEAKMHIYVRRGGPNYQSGLAKMRALGEEIGIPIEVYGPEATMTGICKQAIQYITAAA